One part of the Ziziphus jujuba cultivar Dongzao chromosome 2, ASM3175591v1 genome encodes these proteins:
- the LOC107434119 gene encoding uncharacterized protein LOC107434119 isoform X1, giving the protein MGTVIDSHFLGLTAIVTVGYQLIFFIITALLKFDKVTDFAGSTNFVILALLTLIVKGSWHFRQIVLSLLVVVWGLRLALFLLMRILQWGEDRRFDEMRSNLGKLAVFWIFQAVWVWTVSLPVTVVNASNRKPSLQVEDIIGWIIWCVGFAAEAIADQDKLTFKNIPENRGKWCNVGLWKYTRHPNYFGEILLWWGIFVASTPVLDGAEWLVIFGPIFLTLLLLFVSGIPLLEESADKKYGNMDAYRQYKRTTSPLVPLPPVLYGNLPLWFKKAFLFEFPLYSRHLPQEGTYWYRTNRGESGDGLKMS; this is encoded by the exons ATGGGAACTGTCATCGACTCCCATTTCTTGGGCCTCACCGCCATTGTCACG GTGGGTTATCAATTAATCTTCTTCATAATCACTGCTCTTCTCAAATTCGACAAAGTCACTGACTTCGCCG GAAGCACCAATTTTGTTATACTTGCTTTGTTGACTCTGATAGTCAAGGGTTCATGGCATTTTAGACAG ATAGTTTTGAGTTTACTTGTGGTAGTATGGGGTCTTCGCCTGGCACTTTTTCTCCTAATGAG GATTTTACAATGGGGGGAGGATAGACGCTTTGATGAAATGCGCTCAAATTTGGGAAAGTTGGCTGTCTTCTGGATATTTCAG GCTGTCTGGGTGTGGACTGTGAGTTTACCTGTGACTGTGGTCAATGCTAGCAACAGAAAACCATCACTGCAGGTTGAGGACATAATTGGGTGGATCATATGGTGTGTAGGTTTTGCAGCTGAGGCTATAGCTGATCAGGACAAGCTGACATTTAAAAACATTCCAGAAAATAGAGGGAAGTGGTGCAATGTTGGATTATGGAAATACACACGTCATCCAAATTATTTTGGTGAG aTTCTCCTGTGGTGGGGGATTTTTGTGGCTTCCACACCTGTACTGGATGGTGCAGAGTGGCTTGTAATCTTCGGACCAATCTTTCTCACATTGTTGCTTCTCTTTGTCAGTGGCATACCATTACTTGAG GAATCTGCGGATAAGAAGTATGGGAACATGGATGCATATAGGCAGTATAAGAGAACAACTAG CCCTCTTGTTCCGCTGCCCCCAGTGCTGTATGGGAACTTGCCATTGTGGTTCAAGAAAGCTTTTCTCTTTGAGTTCCCGTTATACAGTCGTCATCTTCCACAAGAAGGTACATACTG GTATAGAACAAACCGGGGAGAAAGCGGCGATGGATTGAAGATGAGTTAG
- the LOC107434119 gene encoding uncharacterized protein LOC107434119 isoform X2 has translation MGTVIDSHFLGLTAIVTVGYQLIFFIITALLKFDKVTDFAGSTNFVILALLTLIVKGSWHFRQIVLSLLVVVWGLRLALFLLMRILQWGEDRRFDEMRSNLGKLAVFWIFQAVWVWTVSLPVTVVNASNRKPSLQVEDIIGWIIWCVGFAAEAIADQDKLTFKNIPENRGKWCNVGLWKYTRHPNYFGEILLWWGIFVASTPVLDGAEWLVIFGPIFLTLLLLFVSGIPLLEESADKKYGNMDAYRQYKRTTSPLVPLPPVLYGNLPLWFKKAFLFEFPLYSRHLPQEGIEQTGEKAAMD, from the exons ATGGGAACTGTCATCGACTCCCATTTCTTGGGCCTCACCGCCATTGTCACG GTGGGTTATCAATTAATCTTCTTCATAATCACTGCTCTTCTCAAATTCGACAAAGTCACTGACTTCGCCG GAAGCACCAATTTTGTTATACTTGCTTTGTTGACTCTGATAGTCAAGGGTTCATGGCATTTTAGACAG ATAGTTTTGAGTTTACTTGTGGTAGTATGGGGTCTTCGCCTGGCACTTTTTCTCCTAATGAG GATTTTACAATGGGGGGAGGATAGACGCTTTGATGAAATGCGCTCAAATTTGGGAAAGTTGGCTGTCTTCTGGATATTTCAG GCTGTCTGGGTGTGGACTGTGAGTTTACCTGTGACTGTGGTCAATGCTAGCAACAGAAAACCATCACTGCAGGTTGAGGACATAATTGGGTGGATCATATGGTGTGTAGGTTTTGCAGCTGAGGCTATAGCTGATCAGGACAAGCTGACATTTAAAAACATTCCAGAAAATAGAGGGAAGTGGTGCAATGTTGGATTATGGAAATACACACGTCATCCAAATTATTTTGGTGAG aTTCTCCTGTGGTGGGGGATTTTTGTGGCTTCCACACCTGTACTGGATGGTGCAGAGTGGCTTGTAATCTTCGGACCAATCTTTCTCACATTGTTGCTTCTCTTTGTCAGTGGCATACCATTACTTGAG GAATCTGCGGATAAGAAGTATGGGAACATGGATGCATATAGGCAGTATAAGAGAACAACTAG CCCTCTTGTTCCGCTGCCCCCAGTGCTGTATGGGAACTTGCCATTGTGGTTCAAGAAAGCTTTTCTCTTTGAGTTCCCGTTATACAGTCGTCATCTTCCACAAGAAG GTATAGAACAAACCGGGGAGAAAGCGGCGATGGATTGA
- the LOC107434119 gene encoding uncharacterized protein LOC107434119 isoform X3, with protein MGTVIDSHFLGLTAIVTVGYQLIFFIITALLKFDKVTDFAGSTNFVILALLTLIVKGSWHFRQIVLSLLVVVWGLRLALFLLMRILQWGEDRRFDEMRSNLGKLAVFWIFQAVWVWTVSLPVTVVNASNRKPSLQVEDIIGWIIWCVGFAAEAIADQDKLTFKNIPENRGKWCNVGLWKYTRHPNYFGEILLWWGIFVASTPVLDGAEWLVIFGPIFLTLLLLFVSGIPLLEESADKKYGNMDAYRQYKRTTSPLVPLPPVLYGNLPLWFKKAFLFEFPLYSRHLPQEEQTGEKAAMD; from the exons ATGGGAACTGTCATCGACTCCCATTTCTTGGGCCTCACCGCCATTGTCACG GTGGGTTATCAATTAATCTTCTTCATAATCACTGCTCTTCTCAAATTCGACAAAGTCACTGACTTCGCCG GAAGCACCAATTTTGTTATACTTGCTTTGTTGACTCTGATAGTCAAGGGTTCATGGCATTTTAGACAG ATAGTTTTGAGTTTACTTGTGGTAGTATGGGGTCTTCGCCTGGCACTTTTTCTCCTAATGAG GATTTTACAATGGGGGGAGGATAGACGCTTTGATGAAATGCGCTCAAATTTGGGAAAGTTGGCTGTCTTCTGGATATTTCAG GCTGTCTGGGTGTGGACTGTGAGTTTACCTGTGACTGTGGTCAATGCTAGCAACAGAAAACCATCACTGCAGGTTGAGGACATAATTGGGTGGATCATATGGTGTGTAGGTTTTGCAGCTGAGGCTATAGCTGATCAGGACAAGCTGACATTTAAAAACATTCCAGAAAATAGAGGGAAGTGGTGCAATGTTGGATTATGGAAATACACACGTCATCCAAATTATTTTGGTGAG aTTCTCCTGTGGTGGGGGATTTTTGTGGCTTCCACACCTGTACTGGATGGTGCAGAGTGGCTTGTAATCTTCGGACCAATCTTTCTCACATTGTTGCTTCTCTTTGTCAGTGGCATACCATTACTTGAG GAATCTGCGGATAAGAAGTATGGGAACATGGATGCATATAGGCAGTATAAGAGAACAACTAG CCCTCTTGTTCCGCTGCCCCCAGTGCTGTATGGGAACTTGCCATTGTGGTTCAAGAAAGCTTTTCTCTTTGAGTTCCCGTTATACAGTCGTCATCTTCCACAAGAAG AACAAACCGGGGAGAAAGCGGCGATGGATTGA
- the LOC107434119 gene encoding uncharacterized protein LOC107434119 isoform X6: MGTVIDSHFLGLTAIVTVGYQLIFFIITALLKFDKVTDFAGSTNFVILALLTLIVKGSWHFRQIVLSLLVVVWGLRLALFLLMRILQWGEDRRFDEMRSNLGKLAVFWIFQAVWVWTVSLPVTVVNASNRKPSLQVEDIIGWIIWCVGFAAEAIADQDKLTFKNIPENRGKWCNVGLWKYTRHPNYFGEILLWWGIFVASTPVLDGAEWLVIFGPIFLTLLLLFVSGIPLLEESADKKYGNMDAYRQYKRTTSPLVPLPPVLYGNLPLWFKKAFLFEFPLYSRHLPQEGTY, encoded by the exons ATGGGAACTGTCATCGACTCCCATTTCTTGGGCCTCACCGCCATTGTCACG GTGGGTTATCAATTAATCTTCTTCATAATCACTGCTCTTCTCAAATTCGACAAAGTCACTGACTTCGCCG GAAGCACCAATTTTGTTATACTTGCTTTGTTGACTCTGATAGTCAAGGGTTCATGGCATTTTAGACAG ATAGTTTTGAGTTTACTTGTGGTAGTATGGGGTCTTCGCCTGGCACTTTTTCTCCTAATGAG GATTTTACAATGGGGGGAGGATAGACGCTTTGATGAAATGCGCTCAAATTTGGGAAAGTTGGCTGTCTTCTGGATATTTCAG GCTGTCTGGGTGTGGACTGTGAGTTTACCTGTGACTGTGGTCAATGCTAGCAACAGAAAACCATCACTGCAGGTTGAGGACATAATTGGGTGGATCATATGGTGTGTAGGTTTTGCAGCTGAGGCTATAGCTGATCAGGACAAGCTGACATTTAAAAACATTCCAGAAAATAGAGGGAAGTGGTGCAATGTTGGATTATGGAAATACACACGTCATCCAAATTATTTTGGTGAG aTTCTCCTGTGGTGGGGGATTTTTGTGGCTTCCACACCTGTACTGGATGGTGCAGAGTGGCTTGTAATCTTCGGACCAATCTTTCTCACATTGTTGCTTCTCTTTGTCAGTGGCATACCATTACTTGAG GAATCTGCGGATAAGAAGTATGGGAACATGGATGCATATAGGCAGTATAAGAGAACAACTAG CCCTCTTGTTCCGCTGCCCCCAGTGCTGTATGGGAACTTGCCATTGTGGTTCAAGAAAGCTTTTCTCTTTGAGTTCCCGTTATACAGTCGTCATCTTCCACAAGAAGGTACATACTG A
- the LOC107434119 gene encoding uncharacterized protein LOC107434119 isoform X4, with translation MGTVIDSHFLGLTAIVTVGYQLIFFIITALLKFDKVTDFAGSTNFVILALLTLIVKGSWHFRQIVLSLLVVVWGLRLALFLLMRILQWGEDRRFDEMRSNLGKLAVFWIFQAVWVWTVSLPVTVVNASNRKPSLQVEDIIGWIIWCVGFAAEAIADQDKLTFKNIPENRGKWCNVGLWKYTRHPNYFGEILLWWGIFVASTPVLDGAEWLVIFGPIFLTLLLLFVSGIPLLEESADKKYGNMDAYRQYKRTTSPLVPLPPVLYGNLPLWFKKAFLFEFPLYSRHLPQEGIYDVCKV, from the exons ATGGGAACTGTCATCGACTCCCATTTCTTGGGCCTCACCGCCATTGTCACG GTGGGTTATCAATTAATCTTCTTCATAATCACTGCTCTTCTCAAATTCGACAAAGTCACTGACTTCGCCG GAAGCACCAATTTTGTTATACTTGCTTTGTTGACTCTGATAGTCAAGGGTTCATGGCATTTTAGACAG ATAGTTTTGAGTTTACTTGTGGTAGTATGGGGTCTTCGCCTGGCACTTTTTCTCCTAATGAG GATTTTACAATGGGGGGAGGATAGACGCTTTGATGAAATGCGCTCAAATTTGGGAAAGTTGGCTGTCTTCTGGATATTTCAG GCTGTCTGGGTGTGGACTGTGAGTTTACCTGTGACTGTGGTCAATGCTAGCAACAGAAAACCATCACTGCAGGTTGAGGACATAATTGGGTGGATCATATGGTGTGTAGGTTTTGCAGCTGAGGCTATAGCTGATCAGGACAAGCTGACATTTAAAAACATTCCAGAAAATAGAGGGAAGTGGTGCAATGTTGGATTATGGAAATACACACGTCATCCAAATTATTTTGGTGAG aTTCTCCTGTGGTGGGGGATTTTTGTGGCTTCCACACCTGTACTGGATGGTGCAGAGTGGCTTGTAATCTTCGGACCAATCTTTCTCACATTGTTGCTTCTCTTTGTCAGTGGCATACCATTACTTGAG GAATCTGCGGATAAGAAGTATGGGAACATGGATGCATATAGGCAGTATAAGAGAACAACTAG CCCTCTTGTTCCGCTGCCCCCAGTGCTGTATGGGAACTTGCCATTGTGGTTCAAGAAAGCTTTTCTCTTTGAGTTCCCGTTATACAGTCGTCATCTTCCACAAGAAG GCATTTATGATGTGTGCAAGGTATAG
- the LOC107434119 gene encoding uncharacterized protein LOC107434119 isoform X5: MGTVIDSHFLGLTAIVTVGYQLIFFIITALLKFDKVTDFAGSTNFVILALLTLIVKGSWHFRQIVLSLLVVVWGLRLALFLLMRILQWGEDRRFDEMRSNLGKLAVFWIFQAVWVWTVSLPVTVVNASNRKPSLQVEDIIGWIIWCVGFAAEAIADQDKLTFKNIPENRGKWCNVGLWKYTRHPNYFGEILLWWGIFVASTPVLDGAEWLVIFGPIFLTLLLLFVSGIPLLEESADKKYGNMDAYRQYKRTTSPLVPLPPVLYGNLPLWFKKAFLFEFPLYSRHLPQEGTYWHL; encoded by the exons ATGGGAACTGTCATCGACTCCCATTTCTTGGGCCTCACCGCCATTGTCACG GTGGGTTATCAATTAATCTTCTTCATAATCACTGCTCTTCTCAAATTCGACAAAGTCACTGACTTCGCCG GAAGCACCAATTTTGTTATACTTGCTTTGTTGACTCTGATAGTCAAGGGTTCATGGCATTTTAGACAG ATAGTTTTGAGTTTACTTGTGGTAGTATGGGGTCTTCGCCTGGCACTTTTTCTCCTAATGAG GATTTTACAATGGGGGGAGGATAGACGCTTTGATGAAATGCGCTCAAATTTGGGAAAGTTGGCTGTCTTCTGGATATTTCAG GCTGTCTGGGTGTGGACTGTGAGTTTACCTGTGACTGTGGTCAATGCTAGCAACAGAAAACCATCACTGCAGGTTGAGGACATAATTGGGTGGATCATATGGTGTGTAGGTTTTGCAGCTGAGGCTATAGCTGATCAGGACAAGCTGACATTTAAAAACATTCCAGAAAATAGAGGGAAGTGGTGCAATGTTGGATTATGGAAATACACACGTCATCCAAATTATTTTGGTGAG aTTCTCCTGTGGTGGGGGATTTTTGTGGCTTCCACACCTGTACTGGATGGTGCAGAGTGGCTTGTAATCTTCGGACCAATCTTTCTCACATTGTTGCTTCTCTTTGTCAGTGGCATACCATTACTTGAG GAATCTGCGGATAAGAAGTATGGGAACATGGATGCATATAGGCAGTATAAGAGAACAACTAG CCCTCTTGTTCCGCTGCCCCCAGTGCTGTATGGGAACTTGCCATTGTGGTTCAAGAAAGCTTTTCTCTTTGAGTTCCCGTTATACAGTCGTCATCTTCCACAAGAAGGTACATACTG GCATTTATGA